In Columba livia isolate bColLiv1 breed racing homer chromosome 20, bColLiv1.pat.W.v2, whole genome shotgun sequence, a genomic segment contains:
- the UNC119 gene encoding protein unc-119 homolog A isoform X3, with translation MESGTVLFEITKPAASEREHNDKKDIDPNAGRFVRYQFTPAFLRLRQVGATVEFTVGDKPINNFRMIERHYFRDQLLKSFDFEFGFCIPSSKNTCEHIYEFPQLSEDLIQEMILHPYETQSDSFYFVDNKLVMHNKADYSYSGGP, from the exons ATGGAATCTGGCACGGTCTTGTTTGAAATCACCAAACCAGCAGCTTCAG AACGTGAACACAATGACAAGAAGGACATTGACCCCAATGCTGGACGGTTTGTACGCTATCAGTTTACTCCAGCTTTTctcagacttcggcaagttggAGCCAC GGTGGAGTTCACAGTAGGGGACAAACCCATTAACAACTTCCGCATGATTGAGAGGCACTATTTCCGGGATCAGTTGCTTAAGAGTTTTGATTTTGAATTTGGGTTCTGCATTCCCAGCAGTAAAAACACTTGCGAGCACATCTATGAATTCCCGCAGCTCTCTGAGGACCTCA TTCAAGAGATGATCCTTCATCCATATGAGACACAGTCGGACAGTTTCTACTTTGTAGACAACAAGCTCGTGATGCACAACAAGGCAGATTATTCATACAGTGGAGGACCTTGA
- the UNC119 gene encoding protein unc-119 homolog A isoform X2, translating to MDTEDGGRGLEKDYLCTPEENVYKIDFTRFKIRDMESGTVLFEITKPAASEREHNDKKDIDPNAGRFVRYQFTPAFLRLRQVGATVEFTVGDKPINNFRMIERHYFRDQLLKSFDFEFGFCIPSSKNTCEHIYEFPQLSEDLIQEMILHPYETQSDSFYFVDNKLVMHNKADYSYSGGP from the exons ATGGATACAGAAGATGGTGGCAGAGGGTTGGAAAAAG ATTATTTGTGCACTCCAGAGGAAAATGTTTACAAGATAGACTTCACCAGGTTCAAAATCCGGGACATGGAATCTGGCACGGTCTTGTTTGAAATCACCAAACCAGCAGCTTCAG AACGTGAACACAATGACAAGAAGGACATTGACCCCAATGCTGGACGGTTTGTACGCTATCAGTTTACTCCAGCTTTTctcagacttcggcaagttggAGCCAC GGTGGAGTTCACAGTAGGGGACAAACCCATTAACAACTTCCGCATGATTGAGAGGCACTATTTCCGGGATCAGTTGCTTAAGAGTTTTGATTTTGAATTTGGGTTCTGCATTCCCAGCAGTAAAAACACTTGCGAGCACATCTATGAATTCCCGCAGCTCTCTGAGGACCTCA TTCAAGAGATGATCCTTCATCCATATGAGACACAGTCGGACAGTTTCTACTTTGTAGACAACAAGCTCGTGATGCACAACAAGGCAGATTATTCATACAGTGGAGGACCTTGA